The following are from one region of the Ananas comosus cultivar F153 linkage group 20, ASM154086v1, whole genome shotgun sequence genome:
- the LOC109725802 gene encoding probable protein kinase At2g41970, with protein MLCCGGAEEENFGPPANQATPPPNRNPPDREPRGPHAARGGGPQKAVNIEVPAVPLAELDKLTNNFGDKALVGEGSYGRVYYATLGTGQQAAIKKLDPTVSQEPDSDFAAQLAMVSKLKHEYFVELLGYCLEESNRILVYQFATKGSLHDTLHGRKGVQGAEPGPVLSWSQRVKIAYGAARGLEYLHEKVQPPIVHRDVRSSNVLLFDDYDSKIADFNLTNQSPDTAARLHSTRVLGTFGYHAPEYAMTGQLTQKSDVYSFGVILLELLTGRKPVDHTMPKGQQSLVTWATPRLSEDKVKQCVDPKLNNDYPPKAVAKMAAVAALCVQYESDFRPNMTIVVKALQPLLNSKPGQEHNA; from the exons ATGTTGTGCTGCGGAGGCGCCGAGGAAGAGAACTTCGGCCCGCCGGCCAATCAAGCGACTCCGCCGCCGAACCGCAATCCTCCCG ATAGAGAGCCGAGAGGTCCCCATGCCGCCAGAGGCGGAGGTCCCCAGAAGGCGGTGAATATTGAGGTACCGGCTGTACCGTTGGCTGAGCTGGACAAACTAACAAATAATTTCGGTGACAAGGCTTTGGTCGGAGAAGGTTCGTACGGCCGCGTTTATTATGCAACTCTGGGTACAGGGCAGCAAGCCGCAATCAAGAAGCTGGACCCGACTGTCTCGCAAGAGCCTGACTCTGATTTTGCTGCTCAG TTGGCAATGGTTTCGAAACTCAAGCATGAATATTTTGTGGAGCTGTTGGGCTACTGTTTGGAGGAGAGTAACCGAATACTAGTGTATCAGTTCGCCACGAAGGGCTCATTACACGACACCTTGCATG GGAGGAAAGGGGTTCAGGGCGCTGAACCGGGTCCGGTTCTAAGCTGGAGTCAGCGAGTGAAAATAGCTTACGGAGCAGCTAGAGGCCTCGAGTATCTTCATGAGAAAGTTCAGCCTCCGATCGTGCATCGAGACGTCAGATCGAGCAACGTTCTTCTGTTTGACGATTATGACTCCAAGATCGCCGATTTCAATCTCACAAACCAGTCCCCTGATACAGCAGCCCGTCTACACTCAACCCGAGTTTTAGGAACTTTCGGCTATCACGCTCCGGA GTATGCTATGACCGGACAACTGACTCAAAAGAGCGATGTCTACAGCTTTGGTGTCATTCTTTTGGAGCTTCTCACAGGGAGAAAGCCGGTCGACCACACCATGCCCAAAGGACAACAAAGTCTCGTTACTTGG GCCACTCCGAGGTTGAGCGAAGACAAAGTGAAGCAGTGTGTAGACCCCAAACTAAACAATGACTACCCTCCAAAGGCTGTTGCTAAG ATGGCGGCGGTCGCAGCATTGTGCGTGCAGTACGAATCTGATTTCCGGCCCAACATGACGATTGTTGTCAAGGCTCTGCAACCTCTCCTCAATTCCAAACCGGGGCAAGAACACAATGCCTAA